In the genome of Mucilaginibacter sp. 14171R-50, the window AGGCCCATTTCAAACATGTCGCCCAGTATCATCACTTTACGCTCCGCCTTCACTTTATCCATGTTGTCAATAGCCACAAACATACTGCTTGGGTTTGCGTTGTAAAAATCGCAAATAAGGGTGTTGGTAGCTGTTTGCATGATCTGCGAGCGGTTGTTTTTTGGCTGGTAGCCTTCTATTCCCTGGTTGATCTCATCAGAATTTAAACCAAAAAAAGACCCTATACAAATGGCTGCCAATATATTGTCAAGGTTGTACGAGCCTGTTAATCGCGACTTTACGTTGTATGATAAGCTGTTCTTATTGTGCCATTTTAAACTCAGGAAAGGAGCGTTATCCAGCAGCTTACCGCTTATCAAATTATGCGGATCGCTGTTTTTGCCATAGTAAACCACGTTGTTTAAGCCTCGTGCCTCCTGCATCTCCCGCAAAACCTTATCGTCGCTATTTATAAAAGCCACTTTCTCACTTTCGGACTTAGCTAAATAATCATATAATTCTCCCTTGCCTTTTTTTACCCCCTCAACACCGCCAAAGCCTTCCAGATGGGCCTTGCCAACATTGGTTATCAGGCCGTGCGTGGGCTGCGCTATAGTGCAAAGCAGCGCGATCTCCTTTTGGTGATTGGCGCCCATTTCTATCACAGCCATCTCGTGCGAGCTATCAACAGTAAGGATGGTAAGCGGTACCCCGATATGGTTATTAAGGTTGCCCTGTGTTGCCAGCGTTTTAAAACGCTGCGCCAGCACAGCATTGATCAGTTCCTTGGTGGTGGTTTTGCCATTAGTGCCGGTAAGCCCTATAACAGGGATATTTAACTGACGGCGGTGGTGCCTTGCAAGGTCCTGTAAGGCAGTTAACACGTCTTCAACCAGTAAAAATTTGTCGCCTGTCGCATAGACCAGGTTGTCAATAATCGCGTATGCTGCACCCGCCTCAACTGCTTTTTGGGCAAATGTGTTGGCATCAAACTTATCACCTTTTAATGCAAAAAATAAACTGCCCGGCGTTATTTTACGGGTATCGGTACTAATAACCGGGTGCTGCAGGTATAGTTGATACAAGTGTTCGATGGTGATCATATAAAACAAATATAATATATATGCTTTTAGCCTTCGGCTTTCTGCTTAAAATCCATCCAGGCAATAACGGCCTTTATTTCGCCGTACGTATAAGCTTCGCCCAATATTTCTTTTAAGGGCGAAAGCGTTTCGCTGCCGTAACTTTCAACCGCGTCTTTTATGGCAGGTATCTTGGTTTCATTAACAAATTCGCGCACATCCAGTTCTCCGGTTTGTACAAAACGGCTTAAATGACCTTCGATGGTGGTGGGCGATAAGCCCCGTTTACCGGCTATTTCTGCAACGGTTTTGCCTGACTTGTACAATTCAAAGGTTACCTTAAAAGTGTCGGAGGGTTTACCAGGTTTCGTTTTAGACTTGCGCTCGTGTTTGACTGCTTTTTGAGCTATGCGCGATTTTAAACCCTTCTCCCGGCTATAACTATTGACAATAGCCAAAAATTCGCGGCCGTATTTGGCCAGCTTTACATCCCCGAAACCGGATATAAGCCGTAGCTCATCCATTTTCTGCGGCAGGTAGGTGGCTACTTCCAACAGGGTAGCATCTGATAAAATAATATATGCCGGCAGGTTTTCACCAAGGGCAATCTCCTGGCGCTTTTTACGCAGGTTGGCAAGCAGTTCGGCTTCGTAACTTAATGCCTCCTGCTCCTGTTCGATAGTAGTTTCTGACGCTACCAGTTCAACCGTCAACTCTCCCATTAGCACGGCCTCACTTTTTGGCGTAAGCTGTATGGCCGAATACCCTTCCTCGCTGATGCGTAAAAACCCTTGCGCTATCAATTCGCGCAGGTAGCGCTGCCAGTCGGCTTTGCTGATATCGGCGCCGGCGCCATAAGTTTTTAGCGCTTTATGATCTGGCCAGATCTTTTCACTCCTCGACCCACGCAGAAAATCTATCAGGTAGTTGGCCCCAAACCGTTCCTTTAACCGCGCTACTGCCGAAAGCGCCTTTTGGGCTATAAGCGTACCGTCGAACTTTACAAACTCACTCAAACAAAAATCGCATGAGCCGCAGTTATCCGCGAACGGCTCATCAAAATAATGCATTAAAAACTGCCGACGGCAGGCATGTAACTGGCAATAGTTGACCATATCGTCCAGCTTTTTTAGCATAATGGCGCTTTGCTGGGGGTTATTGTCTACGGTGGCAAACCCGCGAAGTTTAATGGCATCACCGGGCGAGTATAGCAGCAGCGCGTCTGAAGGTAAACCATCCCTTCCTGCGCGGCCGGTTTCCTGGTAGTAGCCTTCTATGTTTTTGGGCAGGTCCATATGCACCACGTAGCGCACATTGCTTTTATTAATGCCCATGCCAAAGGCGATAGTTGCTACAATTATCTTTATTTCATCCTTCAGAAAAGCTTCCTGATTGCGGGCTTTTACCTCGTTGCTTAGCCCTGCGTGGTATGCTGCCGCGGCATAACCTTCTTCTTTCAGGTCATCGGCCAGCGATTCTGTCGATTTTCGCGACAGGCAATAAATAATACCTGAATCCTCTTTCCGCTCATTCAAAAAAGCAAGCAGTTGGTTAAAGCTTCTCTTTTTAGGGTTAACACGGTACGTTATGTTTTCGCGGTTGAACGACGAGATAAAAACCGCGGGTTGGTGCAGGTTTAGCTTCTCTAAAATATCTTTTTGGGTGAGCTTATCGGCAGTAGCTGTTAAGGCAATTACCGGCACGCCCGGAAACTCTTTTTTTAACCCGGCCAGCATCAGGTACTCGGGCCGGAAATCGTGCCCCCATTGCGAAATGCAATGCGCCTCGTCAATGGCTATCTGTACCACGTTAAGCGTTTTCAGGAAAGCCATCATGCGGTTATCGGCACCAAATAAACGTTCGGGCGCGATGTAAAGCAGCCTTATCTCATTGTTTTTTAATTGGATGGCAATATCCTTCTGCTCTTCGGTGCTTTGGCTGGAGTTTAGGAAAGCCGCCGGTATGCCAGTAAGGTTCAGGCTGTCTACCTGGTCCTTCATCAAGGCGATGAGCGGCGATATCACTATGGTCAGGCCATCCAGCAATACGGCGGGCAGCTGATAGCAAAGCGATTTACCGCCACCGGTTGGCATCAGTACTAAAGTGTCCTGCTTGCTTAAAACATTGTTTATTATAGCCTCCTGCGAAAGCCTGAACTGGTTGTATCCGAAATATTTTTGAAGGGCCTGTATGGGTGTCATTACGCTGTATTGCAAAAGTGCAGATTTGAATTAATAGCCTGATGATGAAACGTCAAAAAAATATATTTAGATTAGCCTTTACTGATCTAAGCATTTTATCCATGTTAAAAAGACTATTCGTTATAGTAATTATCGCGCTTTGCTGCCAAAGCGTTTCGGCACAGCATATACAATCGCCCGCCGAGTTTTTGGGCTACCGGGCCGGCGAAAAATTTACGCCCCATTACCGGGTGGTAGAATATTTTAAATACGTTTCGGGCGTTGCCGGTAATGTGAAGCTGCAGCAATTTGGCATCACCAACGAGGGCCGGCCGCTTATAGCCATGTTCATTGCATCTGATGATA includes:
- the murF gene encoding UDP-N-acetylmuramoyl-tripeptide--D-alanyl-D-alanine ligase: MITIEHLYQLYLQHPVISTDTRKITPGSLFFALKGDKFDANTFAQKAVEAGAAYAIIDNLVYATGDKFLLVEDVLTALQDLARHHRRQLNIPVIGLTGTNGKTTTKELINAVLAQRFKTLATQGNLNNHIGVPLTILTVDSSHEMAVIEMGANHQKEIALLCTIAQPTHGLITNVGKAHLEGFGGVEGVKKGKGELYDYLAKSESEKVAFINSDDKVLREMQEARGLNNVVYYGKNSDPHNLISGKLLDNAPFLSLKWHNKNSLSYNVKSRLTGSYNLDNILAAICIGSFFGLNSDEINQGIEGYQPKNNRSQIMQTATNTLICDFYNANPSSMFVAIDNMDKVKAERKVMILGDMFEMGLESAAEHTSVIRKAMGAHVDERIFIGKDFSSQQSEVQNSNLLNTSFYLTAEDAIIGIKQNPITNATILIKGSRGMAFERLVELF
- the recQ gene encoding DNA helicase RecQ codes for the protein MTPIQALQKYFGYNQFRLSQEAIINNVLSKQDTLVLMPTGGGKSLCYQLPAVLLDGLTIVISPLIALMKDQVDSLNLTGIPAAFLNSSQSTEEQKDIAIQLKNNEIRLLYIAPERLFGADNRMMAFLKTLNVVQIAIDEAHCISQWGHDFRPEYLMLAGLKKEFPGVPVIALTATADKLTQKDILEKLNLHQPAVFISSFNRENITYRVNPKKRSFNQLLAFLNERKEDSGIIYCLSRKSTESLADDLKEEGYAAAAYHAGLSNEVKARNQEAFLKDEIKIIVATIAFGMGINKSNVRYVVHMDLPKNIEGYYQETGRAGRDGLPSDALLLYSPGDAIKLRGFATVDNNPQQSAIMLKKLDDMVNYCQLHACRRQFLMHYFDEPFADNCGSCDFCLSEFVKFDGTLIAQKALSAVARLKERFGANYLIDFLRGSRSEKIWPDHKALKTYGAGADISKADWQRYLRELIAQGFLRISEEGYSAIQLTPKSEAVLMGELTVELVASETTIEQEQEALSYEAELLANLRKKRQEIALGENLPAYIILSDATLLEVATYLPQKMDELRLISGFGDVKLAKYGREFLAIVNSYSREKGLKSRIAQKAVKHERKSKTKPGKPSDTFKVTFELYKSGKTVAEIAGKRGLSPTTIEGHLSRFVQTGELDVREFVNETKIPAIKDAVESYGSETLSPLKEILGEAYTYGEIKAVIAWMDFKQKAEG